One window from the genome of Mauremys mutica isolate MM-2020 ecotype Southern chromosome 4, ASM2049712v1, whole genome shotgun sequence encodes:
- the COCH gene encoding cochlin has protein sequence MSPVLMLLGGFLLASPGRASDGSAPTTITCLTRGVDLRKERADVLCPADCPLWQFYVFGNVVYASLSSICGAAIHRGVITSAGGTVRVQTLPGQENYSAVYANGIQSQVLTRWASSFSVAGTKSGALEAAGRPLSTARPSTGKRLKKLLEKKVGNKDCKADIAFLIDGSYNIGQRRFNLQKNFVGKIAVMLRIGTEGPHVGVVQASEHPKTEFYLKNFTAAKDVLFAIKEIGFRGGNSNTGKALKHTAQRFFSLENGVRRGIPKIIVVFIDGWPSDDIEEAGIVAREFGINVFIVSVARPTTEEQGMVQDVGFVDKAVCQNNGFFSYHIPTWFGTTKYVKPLVQKLCSHEQMLCSKTCYNSVNIAFLIDGSSSVGDSNFRLVLEFISNVAKAFEISDIGSKIAAVQFTYDQRIEFSFTDYTTKEKVLSAVRGIRYMSGGTATGDAISFTTRNVFGPVRDGPNKSFLVVLTDGQSYDDVRGPAAAAHKAGITVFSIGVAWAPLDDLKDMASEPRESHNFFTREFTGLEQIVPDVIRGICRDFLNSKQ, from the exons CCCCCACTACCATCACATGCCTTACAAGGGGAGTTGACCTCAGAAAGGAGAGAGCAGATGTCCTCTGTCCAGCAGACTGCCCGCTATGGCAGTTCTATGTCTTTGGGAATGTAGTTTATGCCTCCCTTTCCAGCATCTGTGGCGCTGCCATTCACAG AGGGGTGATCACCAGTGCGGGAGGAACTGTACGGGTACAGACCCTGCCAGGACAAGAGAACTACTCTGCCGTCTATGCTAATGGGATTCAGTCTCAGGTGCTCACTAGATGGGCTTCATCTTTCTCAGTGGCTG GGACCAAGAGTGGAGCACTTGAAGCAGCTGGACGACCGCTATCAACAGCACGCCCCTCCACAG GTAAACGACTTAAAAAACTTCTTGAGAAAAAGGTTGGGAACAAAG ACTGTAAAGCGGATATTGCTTTTCTGATTGATGGAAGCTACAATATTGGGCAGCGTAGATTTAATTTGCAGAAGAACTTTGTTGGGAAAATAGCTGTGATGCTGAGAATTGGAACTGAAGGACCACATGTGGGAGTTGTACAAGCCAG TGAGCATCCAAAAACTGAATTTTATCTGAAAAACTTTACTGCAGCAAAAGATGTTTTGTTTGCCATAAAGGAAATTGGCTTCAGAGGCGGCAACTCCAATACGG GAAAAGCCTTGAAACACACAGCTCAGAGATTCTTCTCTCTGGAAAATGGAGTACGCAGAGGGATTCCTAAGATCATCGTAGTTTTCATAGATGGCTGGCCCTCAGATGATATAGAAGAAGCTGGAATAGTAGCCAGAGAATTTGGCATTAATGTATTCATTGTGTCTGTAGCAAGACCTACAACTGAGGAACAGGGAATGGTTCAAGATGTTGGTTTTGTTGACAAG gctGTCTGTCAAAACAATGGCTTCTTCTCTTACCATATACCCACCTGGTTTGGTACTACCAAATATGTAAAACCTCTTGTCCAAAAACTGTGTTCTCATGAGCAGATGCTGTGTAGCAAAACTTGCTACAACTCTGTCAATATAGCTTTTCTGATAGATGGCTCTAGCAGTGTTGGAGACAGCAACTTCCGCCTCGTGCTTGAATTCATCAGTAATGTTGCCAAAGCCTTTGAGATCTCCGATATTGGTTCCAAAATTGCAGCTGTGCAGTTCACCTATGATCAGCGCATAGAGTTCAGCTTCACCGACTATACCACAAAGGAGAAGGTTCTCTCTGCTGTGCGGGGCATTCGTTACATGAGTGGTGGTACTGCTACTGGTGATGCCATTTCTTTCACAACCAGAAACGTGTTTGGACCTGTGAGAGATGGACCCAACAAAAGTTTCCTTGTTGTTTTGACTGATGGTCAGTCTTACGATGATGTTAGAGGTCCTGCTGCTGCGGCACACAAAGCAG GTATTACAGTCTTCTCTATTGGTGTTGCCTGGGCACCACTGGATGATCTGAAAGACATGGCCTCTGAACCGAGAGAGTCACATAATTTCTTCACAAGAGAGTTCACAGGATTGGAGCAGATTGTTCCTGATGTTATTAGAGGCATTTGTAGAGATTTCTTGAACTCTAAACAGTAA